In Nitrospira sp., a genomic segment contains:
- a CDS encoding phosphoribosylglycinamide formyltransferase: MRLGVLASGRGSNLQAIIETIEQRALSAEIAVVLSNKQEAAALERARKHGAPAVWLDPKPFAGRPDSREAYDRAVLEVLQKHEVDLVLLAGYMKIVTAVLVSAYENRMMNIHPSLLPSFPGLDVQKKAIEHGCKIAGCTVHFVTEGVDEGPIIIQAAVPIAEGDTPETLAARILEHEHRIYPRAIQLYAEGRLRVEGRRVEVAEPAASAIGFHYP; encoded by the coding sequence GTGCGATTGGGTGTGTTGGCTTCCGGACGCGGCTCCAATCTGCAGGCGATCATCGAGACGATCGAGCAGCGTGCGCTCTCGGCCGAGATCGCGGTGGTGCTGAGCAACAAACAGGAGGCGGCGGCCCTCGAGCGAGCGCGCAAGCACGGCGCGCCGGCGGTCTGGCTCGATCCCAAGCCCTTTGCGGGACGACCGGATAGCCGTGAGGCCTACGACCGGGCCGTCCTGGAAGTGCTGCAAAAGCATGAAGTCGATCTGGTGCTGCTGGCCGGATACATGAAGATCGTCACGGCGGTGCTGGTTTCGGCCTATGAAAACCGGATGATGAATATCCATCCCTCGCTGCTCCCGTCTTTCCCGGGGCTGGATGTGCAGAAAAAAGCTATCGAACACGGTTGCAAGATTGCCGGATGCACCGTGCATTTCGTCACGGAAGGGGTGGACGAAGGACCGATCATCATTCAAGCTGCCGTGCCGATTGCGGAAGGGGACACACCTGAAACCTTGGCGGCTCGCATTCTCGAGCATGAACATCGCATCTATCCGCGAGCCATCCAGCTCTATGCCGAGGGACGGTTGCGAGTGGAGGGACGGCGGGTGGAGGTTGCGGAGCCTGCTGCGTCGGCGATTGGATTCCACTATCCGTAA
- the zwf gene encoding glucose-6-phosphate dehydrogenase encodes MSKGNGDRSDALVLFGASGDLAGKMIFPALYAMAKRDALSVPVIGVASTKWSLAQLRAHVADSIRCADGMDDRRSLDHLLSLLRYVKGDYANRDTFRALKKTLKRARRPMHYLAIPPALFGTVLEELGAAGLADHARVVVEKPFGRDLASARKLNRIAQSTFPEDSIFRIDHFLGKEAILNILYVRFANSFLEPIWNRNYVASVQITLAENFGVAQRGAFYETAGCLRDVIENHLFQVVALLAMEPPISRAPKAVQHEKYKVFASMRPLKPDDLVRGQYAGYRQELGVDRNSDVETFCAAKLFIDSWRWAGVPWYLRSGKYLAETATEVLVTLKSPPQRLFDDASPEPGQSNHLRFRLYPQSAIALGARVKRAGEAFIGDQRELRLVDQQAGEEQPYERLLGDAMAGDATLFARENAVEAAWAVVDPVLNTHHRASIYRRGTWGPKAADRLIAADGGWQNPMPWPVS; translated from the coding sequence ATGAGCAAGGGCAACGGCGACAGGTCAGACGCGCTTGTGCTCTTCGGCGCTTCCGGAGACCTCGCCGGCAAAATGATTTTTCCGGCTCTGTATGCGATGGCGAAACGAGACGCCCTGAGCGTTCCGGTCATCGGAGTGGCTTCGACGAAATGGAGTCTCGCCCAGCTGCGTGCGCATGTCGCGGACAGTATCAGGTGCGCGGACGGGATGGATGACCGGCGATCTTTAGACCATCTACTGTCTCTTCTGCGATATGTGAAAGGCGATTACGCAAATCGCGACACATTCAGAGCACTGAAGAAGACGTTGAAGCGTGCCAGGCGACCAATGCACTACCTGGCCATCCCGCCGGCGCTGTTCGGAACGGTGCTTGAGGAGCTTGGCGCCGCGGGCTTAGCCGATCATGCCCGCGTCGTCGTCGAAAAGCCGTTTGGCCGGGATCTGGCGTCCGCGCGGAAACTCAATCGCATTGCCCAGTCGACCTTCCCCGAAGACTCGATCTTTCGTATCGACCATTTCCTCGGGAAGGAAGCCATCCTGAATATTCTGTATGTACGCTTCGCCAATTCGTTTCTGGAACCCATCTGGAACCGCAACTATGTGGCCAGCGTGCAAATCACCCTGGCGGAGAATTTCGGCGTGGCGCAGCGCGGGGCATTTTATGAAACCGCCGGTTGCCTTCGTGATGTGATTGAAAACCACTTGTTTCAAGTCGTCGCGCTGCTTGCGATGGAGCCGCCCATCTCCAGAGCCCCCAAGGCGGTGCAACATGAAAAATACAAGGTCTTTGCGTCGATGCGACCCCTCAAGCCTGACGACCTGGTACGTGGCCAATATGCCGGCTATCGACAGGAACTGGGGGTGGACAGGAATTCCGATGTGGAGACATTTTGTGCCGCAAAATTGTTCATCGACTCCTGGCGCTGGGCTGGTGTGCCGTGGTATCTGCGCTCCGGCAAATATCTGGCTGAGACGGCGACCGAAGTCCTCGTGACACTCAAGTCTCCACCGCAGCGCCTCTTCGACGATGCTTCGCCTGAGCCGGGACAAAGTAACCACCTCCGCTTCCGGCTCTATCCCCAGTCCGCCATTGCTCTCGGGGCCCGGGTGAAACGCGCGGGCGAAGCATTCATCGGCGATCAGCGGGAACTCCGTTTGGTGGATCAGCAAGCGGGGGAGGAACAGCCCTACGAACGGCTGTTGGGCGATGCCATGGCCGGAGACGCCACATTGTTTGCCCGAGAAAATGCCGTGGAGGCGGCCTGGGCCGTGGTTGATCCGGTGCTGAATACTCATCACAGGGCCAGCATCTACAGGCGAGGCACGTGGGGACCGAAGGCGGCGGATCGACTTATCGCGGCGGACGGCGGATGGCAGAACCCGATGCCGTGGCCCGTCTCGTGA
- a CDS encoding glycoside hydrolase family 15 protein: MAGRIEEYAMIGDMRTAALVGRDGSIDWFCAPRFDSAACFAALLGKREHGRWKISPRRASTVSRRYQDGGLILETRFEHAGGVVSIVDFMPVDEAQPSIVRLVIGREGRTAMKLDLVIRFDYGVSVPWVNRLDKEQWTAVAGPSMLVLRTPVALCNHDLHTEAHFTVRKGQTIPFVMTYVLSHLEPPPPPPDIEALRTRTAAFWRDWSSRCQISGTWSGPVCRSLITLKGLSFRPTGGIVAAPTTSLPEYIGGPRNWDYRFCWLRDAAFTLLAFLNAGYTEEADAWQQWLLRAVAGSPQQLQIMYGVAGERDLGEWELDWLPGYEGSRPVRVGNAASDQTQLDVYGEFADVLEHASRGGLSVAPRRKEVRIAFLEHLEKIWYLPDEGIWEVRGAPQQFVHSKVMAWVAFDRAWRDPNAARNKRQRQRWKNIAAEIHADVCRKGIDARRGCFVQAYGSQCLDAALLQLPIVGFLPATDRRIRATIAEIEKHLLVGGLVLRYETSSGVDGLPEGEGVFLPCSFWLVDNYVLVGRLADAVKLFTRLLKCRNDVGLLSEEYDPRARRMLGNFPQAFSHVALVNSALSLLHAMGKSGRPQQRHHPTTGRPRKKRGSR, from the coding sequence ATGGCCGGCAGGATTGAAGAGTACGCGATGATCGGCGATATGCGCACTGCCGCGCTGGTCGGCCGCGATGGATCGATCGATTGGTTCTGCGCGCCGCGGTTCGATTCCGCCGCCTGCTTTGCGGCGCTCCTGGGAAAGCGGGAACACGGTCGGTGGAAAATCAGCCCACGCAGGGCCTCCACCGTGAGCCGTCGGTATCAGGATGGCGGGCTGATTCTGGAAACCCGATTCGAACATGCCGGCGGCGTCGTCTCGATCGTGGATTTTATGCCGGTGGATGAGGCGCAACCGTCCATCGTGCGGCTCGTGATCGGCCGCGAAGGCCGGACGGCGATGAAGCTGGACCTGGTGATACGGTTCGACTACGGGGTGTCGGTGCCATGGGTCAATCGCCTGGACAAGGAACAATGGACTGCGGTCGCGGGCCCTTCGATGTTGGTGTTACGCACGCCCGTCGCCCTCTGCAATCACGACTTGCATACAGAGGCGCATTTTACGGTGAGGAAGGGGCAGACCATCCCGTTCGTCATGACCTACGTTCTTTCGCATCTGGAGCCTCCTCCGCCACCTCCCGATATCGAGGCGCTCCGCACACGTACCGCCGCGTTCTGGCGCGATTGGTCAAGCCGCTGCCAAATATCCGGCACATGGTCCGGCCCGGTGTGCCGCTCGCTCATTACGCTCAAAGGCCTGAGTTTTCGCCCCACTGGTGGCATCGTGGCCGCGCCGACCACCTCGCTGCCCGAATACATCGGCGGCCCTCGGAACTGGGACTATCGCTTCTGCTGGCTGCGTGATGCCGCCTTCACCCTCCTGGCCTTTCTGAACGCCGGCTACACGGAGGAGGCCGATGCGTGGCAGCAGTGGCTGCTGCGTGCCGTGGCGGGAAGCCCGCAACAACTTCAGATCATGTACGGCGTGGCCGGCGAGCGCGATCTGGGAGAATGGGAACTCGACTGGCTCCCAGGGTATGAAGGATCGCGGCCGGTGCGAGTGGGGAATGCCGCCTCGGACCAGACACAGCTCGACGTCTACGGAGAGTTCGCCGATGTGCTGGAACATGCCTCGCGCGGGGGACTGTCGGTTGCTCCGAGACGCAAGGAGGTGCGCATCGCCTTCTTGGAACATCTCGAGAAGATCTGGTATCTGCCCGACGAAGGCATTTGGGAAGTGCGGGGTGCACCTCAGCAGTTTGTCCATTCCAAAGTGATGGCCTGGGTGGCGTTTGACCGCGCGTGGCGCGACCCGAACGCTGCTCGTAACAAGCGGCAACGGCAGCGATGGAAGAACATCGCCGCCGAGATTCACGCCGATGTCTGCCGGAAGGGTATCGATGCGCGGCGCGGATGCTTTGTGCAGGCGTATGGATCGCAGTGCCTTGATGCGGCGCTCCTCCAGTTGCCGATCGTCGGATTTCTTCCGGCGACCGACAGACGGATCCGAGCCACTATCGCCGAGATAGAGAAGCATCTCCTCGTCGGTGGGCTGGTGTTACGGTATGAAACGTCCAGTGGGGTGGATGGATTGCCTGAAGGAGAGGGCGTATTCCTGCCCTGCAGTTTTTGGCTTGTGGACAATTACGTGTTAGTGGGCCGCCTGGCCGATGCAGTGAAGCTGTTCACGCGTCTGCTCAAGTGTCGCAATGATGTGGGGCTGTTGTCGGAAGAATACGATCCCCGTGCCCGACGCATGCTGGGCAATTTTCCGCAGGCCTTCAGCCATGTCGCGCTGGTGAATTCGGCGCTGTCTCTCTTGCATGCGATGGGAAAGAGCGGACGCCCGCAACAGCGGCATCATCCTACGACGGGACGGCCCCGGAAAAAGCGCGGGAGCCGGTAA
- a CDS encoding universal stress protein, whose protein sequence is MRSEPRLITRILFATDLSLCARHVEQHVALLSQAYGAAVDVVHVLEFYPGVYVAVEDHSETDGRLVEVVERLRAPGVSVTAHQETGIPSRQICEFAIEHHADLIMVGTHGRTGLDHMFLGSTAEQVLTMAPCPVFTVRAPKGLSPRHHHEPLAFKQVVVPVDFSDCSLKALEYGTFIAKDCDASLTLLHVLESVAYDDDGLWVRHDRVKDGIDSQLRSYARALQSVGVSVRQVIRAGVPADTILECGQSLDFDLIVMGTHGRRGISHAMWGSVAEAVLRRSTCPVLALNKFSYASGHRRIVQA, encoded by the coding sequence ATGCGCAGCGAACCTAGGTTGATCACGCGGATCCTGTTCGCAACGGACTTGTCTCTCTGCGCTCGGCATGTGGAGCAGCATGTCGCTCTTCTCAGTCAAGCCTACGGAGCCGCCGTCGATGTGGTGCATGTGCTGGAATTCTATCCGGGAGTGTACGTCGCGGTGGAGGATCATTCAGAAACAGATGGGCGGCTGGTTGAAGTCGTCGAGCGCCTTCGAGCACCGGGAGTCTCCGTGACGGCTCATCAGGAGACTGGCATTCCAAGCAGACAGATCTGTGAGTTCGCCATCGAGCATCATGCTGATTTGATTATGGTGGGCACTCATGGAAGGACCGGGCTCGACCACATGTTCTTAGGAAGCACTGCAGAGCAAGTCCTCACCATGGCGCCTTGCCCGGTGTTCACGGTTAGAGCGCCGAAAGGGCTTTCTCCGCGACATCATCACGAGCCACTCGCATTCAAACAGGTTGTCGTCCCGGTCGATTTTTCCGATTGTTCACTGAAAGCCCTGGAGTATGGAACTTTTATCGCGAAGGACTGTGACGCATCCTTGACTCTCCTGCATGTCCTGGAGTCGGTCGCGTATGACGACGATGGTCTGTGGGTGCGACACGATCGAGTCAAGGATGGAATCGACTCGCAACTCAGGTCTTATGCGAGGGCTCTCCAGTCGGTGGGTGTCTCCGTCCGACAGGTCATTCGTGCCGGCGTGCCGGCCGATACCATTCTTGAGTGTGGTCAATCCTTGGACTTCGACCTCATTGTGATGGGCACGCACGGCAGGCGTGGGATTTCGCATGCCATGTGGGGCAGTGTGGCCGAAGCCGTGTTGCGCCGCTCAACGTGTCCGGTTCTTGCTCTGAATAAGTTCTCCTATGCCTCTGGTCATCGCCGGATCGTGCAGGCGTGA
- a CDS encoding molybdopterin-dependent oxidoreductase yields MEETLGFPLWLRINHAINLFCMFLLMRSGLQILADHPKLYWNDDTTPGSEWAHFGKKVMPKDRLWTSMDEAEEINSIVALPGGHHNLGAARNWHFLIVPVWIVNGLSYASFLLVTGEWRRLIPTSWTIVPRAWESALTFASFHIPPDSAFTPYDPLQQLAYATVVFLVAPLMILTGLCMSPALIARFPWYPKLFGGRQAARSLHFLGLMTLVLYTLVHITLVILVHFPDDVSDMVLGSTNPNVSLALWIASLVLVGIVLFHVWATIYTLHYQRRFQLQATAIVEPLVRFFFGRLRSRQHYAKTDISPYFRVNGYPPEQEGYQRLAERNFVDWKLTISGLVEQPLELSLEDLRAFPKQEQITKHNCIQGWSAVAEWGGVRVSAILDRCRLLPQARYLVFHAFPQAEYAPDAYYEVLTLEDVLDPQTLLAYEMNWKPLPIPHGAPCRLRVEIKTGYKMVKYLRAIEVVSSFAAIGQGHGGYREDHQYYDKVAAI; encoded by the coding sequence ATGGAGGAGACGTTAGGGTTCCCACTCTGGCTTCGGATCAACCATGCCATCAATCTGTTCTGCATGTTCCTGCTCATGCGCAGCGGCCTGCAGATCCTTGCGGACCATCCTAAACTCTATTGGAACGATGACACTACACCGGGGAGTGAATGGGCTCATTTCGGAAAAAAGGTGATGCCGAAGGATCGACTCTGGACATCCATGGACGAGGCGGAAGAGATCAACTCGATCGTGGCCCTGCCTGGGGGACATCACAATTTAGGAGCCGCAAGGAATTGGCACTTTCTCATTGTCCCCGTGTGGATTGTGAACGGACTCAGTTACGCGAGCTTCCTTCTTGTGACCGGCGAGTGGCGCAGGCTCATCCCGACAAGCTGGACGATCGTTCCGCGAGCGTGGGAGAGCGCGTTGACCTTTGCGTCGTTCCACATCCCTCCGGACAGCGCCTTCACGCCCTATGATCCGTTGCAGCAACTGGCTTACGCGACCGTGGTGTTTCTCGTCGCTCCGCTCATGATCCTGACCGGCCTCTGCATGTCGCCGGCGCTCATCGCCCGGTTCCCCTGGTATCCGAAACTCTTCGGCGGGCGGCAAGCTGCGCGCAGCTTGCATTTTCTCGGTTTGATGACATTGGTCCTCTATACGCTTGTGCATATTACACTCGTGATTCTTGTGCATTTCCCCGACGATGTCAGCGACATGGTGCTGGGCTCGACGAATCCCAATGTGTCACTCGCCCTCTGGATCGCCTCCCTGGTGTTGGTTGGAATCGTGCTGTTTCATGTCTGGGCTACCATCTACACTCTTCACTACCAGCGGCGGTTTCAGTTACAGGCCACTGCCATCGTAGAACCACTGGTGCGTTTCTTCTTCGGCCGCCTGCGGTCGCGGCAGCACTATGCCAAAACCGATATTTCCCCGTACTTCCGGGTCAACGGCTATCCGCCGGAACAGGAGGGGTATCAACGGTTAGCCGAAAGGAATTTTGTCGATTGGAAATTGACGATCAGTGGACTCGTCGAACAACCGCTAGAACTTTCGCTGGAAGACCTTCGAGCTTTCCCCAAGCAGGAACAAATTACCAAACACAATTGCATTCAGGGGTGGTCGGCGGTGGCCGAATGGGGCGGCGTTCGCGTGAGCGCGATCCTGGACCGATGTCGCCTGCTGCCACAGGCGCGGTATCTCGTCTTCCATGCGTTTCCTCAGGCGGAATATGCGCCCGACGCCTACTATGAAGTGTTGACGCTGGAGGACGTGCTCGACCCGCAAACCCTGCTGGCCTACGAGATGAATTGGAAGCCGCTACCGATTCCACATGGAGCGCCCTGCCGTCTGCGGGTCGAAATCAAAACCGGCTACAAGATGGTGAAGTACCTTCGCGCCATTGAAGTGGTCAGCAGTTTTGCGGCAATAGGGCAAGGCCATGGAGGATATCGAGAAGACCATCAATACTATGACAAGGTCGCTGCCATTTGA
- a CDS encoding glycosyltransferase, giving the protein MNIAQIGPFHEAVSLQSEGPEGRMIALLTRELLRLGHEVTVFASGDSRTAGRLVSVAPLAMRAYPMPKRHLADALAMLALEKAFAMAPAFDMIHVHAGSVAFPLMRRSAIPIVATVYGPVDAPEVLRLHREFRELVLVATSAEQVQQAPDLNWQAVIPSDSSRGEAVHQDLSARITQAYESVYEWRTLGRPADRRNHALALCQEA; this is encoded by the coding sequence ATGAACATCGCGCAGATCGGTCCGTTTCATGAAGCCGTGTCGTTGCAGAGCGAAGGTCCTGAGGGGCGAATGATTGCCTTGCTGACACGTGAGTTACTCCGTCTGGGTCATGAGGTGACGGTGTTTGCCAGCGGCGATAGCCGAACGGCGGGACGATTGGTTTCTGTGGCGCCGTTGGCCATGCGAGCCTATCCCATGCCAAAGCGGCACCTGGCCGATGCCTTGGCCATGTTGGCGCTGGAGAAGGCCTTCGCGATGGCACCTGCCTTCGACATGATTCATGTCCATGCCGGTTCGGTCGCCTTCCCCTTGATGCGGCGGAGCGCCATTCCCATCGTTGCCACGGTCTACGGCCCAGTCGATGCGCCGGAAGTGCTGCGACTCCATCGAGAGTTCCGTGAGTTGGTGCTCGTCGCCACTTCGGCCGAGCAGGTCCAGCAAGCCCCCGATCTGAACTGGCAGGCCGTCATTCCATCGGATTCGTCACGAGGAGAGGCGGTTCATCAGGATCTGTCTGCACGTATCACTCAGGCCTACGAATCAGTCTACGAATGGAGAACCCTTGGTCGCCCTGCCGACCGCCGGAATCACGCGCTTGCGCTTTGTCAGGAGGCCTAG
- a CDS encoding response regulator transcription factor: MRILLVEDDADLAQFLRKGLREERYAVDVAVDGEQGLHFGTVNPYDLFILDIMLPQIDGLTLCRRLRDAGVTAPVFLLTARDTIQDKVSGLDLGADDYLTKPFAFAELLARARALLRRGGPSLQAKLKAADLELDPATHRVWRQGHEIALTNKEYALLDFLLRNKNRVLTRTAIIEHVWDISYDPMTNIVDAHIRALRAKVDRDFTPALITTVRGAGYMLEDQEPQS; encoded by the coding sequence ATGCGTATTCTTTTGGTCGAAGATGACGCCGATCTGGCCCAATTTCTGAGGAAGGGGCTCAGGGAGGAGCGGTACGCAGTGGATGTGGCGGTCGATGGCGAACAGGGGCTCCACTTCGGTACGGTGAATCCCTACGACCTGTTCATCCTCGATATCATGCTGCCACAGATCGATGGCTTGACGCTGTGCCGACGTCTGCGTGACGCAGGCGTCACGGCTCCGGTCTTTCTTCTCACTGCGCGCGACACGATTCAAGACAAGGTCTCGGGGCTGGATCTGGGCGCCGATGACTATCTGACGAAGCCCTTCGCCTTTGCGGAACTCCTCGCACGGGCGAGAGCCCTGCTTCGTCGTGGCGGGCCGTCGCTCCAGGCAAAGCTGAAGGCGGCGGATCTGGAACTCGATCCCGCGACTCATCGTGTGTGGAGACAGGGCCATGAAATCGCCCTGACCAACAAGGAATATGCCTTGTTGGATTTCCTGCTGAGGAACAAGAACCGGGTGCTGACGCGGACCGCCATCATCGAACATGTGTGGGACATCAGTTATGACCCCATGACCAACATCGTCGATGCGCATATCCGGGCGCTGCGTGCCAAAGTCGATCGGGACTTTACCCCTGCGTTGATCACCACGGTCCGCGGCGCCGGCTATATGTTGGAAGACCAGGAGCCGCAATCGTGA
- a CDS encoding HAMP domain-containing protein gives MNSLGRLIRKTALMLVGGLVLAFSLLIYVGGETLLNRYVDQRLLELAETLGRIIEQRPELIRNAGGELVALGPSGRSQEEQHELREASHTVRIFSVDGQLVWKGSDVVPRPPVLQTLLDRVARGETVFDLVHMQDGSPIRRVSIPVSKEGGVRYVLQAEESLHDAQKTLRGLARLLMLGSVAILLIAWAGSLWIARMVQTPIEQLSRRAETMSEADLGERLVLDSPFREFHRLTHAFNAMMDRFQKSCQSQRRFVDYAAHEMQTPLTVLQGNLEVTLQKARTTAEYREALIGNLEQVEKLITLARSLLTLTKVTGDRPPVRLEPLLLQPLVEDLLAELALLAEDRRIVLRCETVPVPPISGDGQWLKQALINLLDNSLRYTPPGGKVIVRLLHVEGHVEMAVRDTGHGIEPEHLPHLFDHFYRTDKARARDSGGTGLGLAIVKGIVEAHGGTVVVETKVGVGSEFTLRLPALSKATVSV, from the coding sequence GTGAACTCGCTGGGCCGGCTGATTCGAAAAACGGCCTTGATGCTGGTCGGGGGACTGGTGCTCGCGTTTTCCCTGCTCATCTATGTCGGCGGCGAGACGTTGCTGAACCGCTACGTCGACCAGCGGCTGCTGGAATTGGCTGAGACCTTGGGACGGATCATCGAGCAGCGTCCCGAGCTGATCCGCAATGCGGGGGGCGAGCTCGTCGCGTTGGGCCCAAGCGGACGGAGCCAGGAGGAACAGCATGAGCTGCGGGAGGCGTCACACACCGTGAGGATTTTCTCCGTAGACGGCCAATTGGTGTGGAAGGGGTCCGATGTCGTCCCTCGCCCTCCGGTGCTTCAGACGTTGCTTGATCGAGTGGCGCGTGGTGAGACCGTGTTTGACTTGGTGCATATGCAGGACGGCTCACCCATTCGGCGCGTGTCTATTCCTGTGTCCAAGGAAGGCGGGGTCCGATATGTGCTGCAGGCGGAGGAATCCTTGCACGATGCACAAAAGACCTTGCGAGGGCTGGCACGACTCCTGATGCTCGGCTCCGTGGCCATTCTGTTGATCGCGTGGGCGGGCAGCCTCTGGATCGCCCGGATGGTGCAGACGCCCATCGAGCAGCTCAGCCGCCGCGCCGAAACGATGTCGGAGGCTGATCTCGGTGAACGGCTCGTGTTGGATTCACCCTTTCGAGAGTTCCATCGCTTGACCCATGCCTTCAATGCCATGATGGATCGGTTTCAGAAAAGCTGCCAGAGCCAGCGGCGATTTGTCGACTATGCCGCGCATGAGATGCAGACGCCCTTGACCGTTCTCCAAGGCAACCTGGAGGTCACGCTGCAAAAGGCGAGAACGACTGCCGAGTATCGCGAGGCCCTCATCGGTAACCTGGAGCAGGTGGAAAAGCTCATCACGCTGGCCCGGTCGTTGCTGACCTTGACCAAGGTGACGGGGGACAGACCACCGGTACGCCTCGAGCCCTTGTTATTGCAGCCGCTAGTGGAAGACCTTCTCGCAGAACTTGCCCTATTGGCCGAAGATCGGCGGATTGTCCTCAGGTGTGAGACGGTGCCGGTGCCGCCCATCTCAGGCGATGGGCAATGGCTGAAACAAGCCCTGATCAATTTGCTGGATAACAGCCTTCGGTATACGCCGCCGGGCGGCAAGGTCATCGTGCGATTGCTGCATGTGGAAGGGCATGTCGAGATGGCCGTGAGGGATACCGGTCATGGCATCGAACCGGAGCACCTGCCGCATCTGTTTGATCACTTTTATCGCACCGACAAGGCGCGGGCGAGAGATTCCGGCGGCACCGGGCTTGGATTGGCAATCGTGAAGGGCATTGTGGAAGCGCACGGTGGAACGGTTGTGGTTGAGACGAAGGTGGGTGTCGGGTCGGAGTTCACGCTGCGCCTTCCGGCCCTGAGCAAGGCGACAGTTTCCGTATGA
- a CDS encoding Hpt domain-containing protein, with protein MSHNPEAGQAIIRVAISQDLEPLVPGFLANRRRDLATIEACLKQGDLQTIGILGHRMKGDGGGYGFDQISAIGDRLEQAAIAHDAATIATQITHLADFLAKVTVVYTP; from the coding sequence ATGTCACACAACCCTGAAGCCGGTCAGGCCATCATCCGTGTCGCCATCAGCCAGGACCTCGAGCCCCTCGTCCCGGGATTCCTCGCCAACCGTCGCCGAGACCTGGCGACGATCGAGGCCTGCCTGAAGCAGGGCGATCTCCAGACCATCGGCATACTGGGCCATCGCATGAAAGGCGACGGCGGCGGATACGGCTTCGATCAGATCAGTGCGATCGGCGACCGGCTTGAGCAGGCGGCCATCGCGCACGATGCCGCGACCATTGCCACTCAGATCACTCACTTGGCCGACTTCCTCGCGAAAGTCACAGTGGTCTACACCCCTTAA